Below is a genomic region from Elusimicrobiota bacterium.
CCGAAATTCGAATCCCGGGGAAAGGAATATCTTAGTCGAGCTTCTCAAGCACCGCGGCGCGTTCAATCCCCGTTGCGATTTCCCGAAGGATGCCCAATTTCAAATAAATCGGCCGGATGGCCCGGCGAAGATCGGGAAGTTGGCGAAAAAACCAAAGGGCGCCGAGAACGCACCCCAGGCCCCCCAGACGAAGGGTCCAGGGAGCGCCCACGCGATCCGCCAATCCGCCGGCCAAAAGGCTTCCCAGAGGCGCCGTCCCCAAAAACGCGAAGACAAACAAACTCATGACCCGCCCGCGCTTGTCATCGTCCACGATGGTCTGTAAAACGGTGTTGCTGGCGGCCATCTGGGTCATGAAGCCAAAACCCGTGACCATCATTAAAAATAAGGAGAGCGGGAGCCGGCGCGAAAGGGAAAAGAGAATTAAACCGACGCCAAAGGTCGCCGTGGCCCAGGGGACCACCCGGGTGAGCCCGATGACCGACTTTCGCGCGGCCAACCAGAGCGCCGCCAGGAGGGCGCCCGCGCCCGCGGCGGCCATCAAAAATCCCAACGTGTGAGGCCCGCCGCCCAAAAGTTTTCCGGCAAAAATGGGAACCAGCACCGTGTAGGGAACCCCCACCAGGCTGGTCAACGCCAACAAGGCGATGATGGATCGAAGAGGCGGAAAACCGAAGGTGTAGCGCCAGCCTTCCCGAAACTCCGCCAGGGCCGTCGTGGGGCGATTCATCGCCGGGCGCGGCGTCAAACGCATGGCCACCAGGGAGGCCAGCACCGCCACAAAGCTCACTCCATCGGCAAAAAAGCACCATCCCTCGCCCACCCACGCAATGACCACGCCGGCGATGGAAGGTCCCAAAAGACGCGCGGCGTTGAACATGGAGGAATTGAGCGCGATGGCGTTCCCTAAATTTTCTTTTTCCTCCACCAGGGAGATGACGAAGGATTGCCGGCAGGGCATTTCAAATGCGTTGATGAGGCCCTGAAGGGCGTTCAAGGCGATCAACCACCCAATGGTGATATGGCCGGTTAAAGCGAGGGCGGCCAGGGCGAAAGATTGAAGCATGGAGAAAATCTGGGTCGCGATCAGCAGCCGGTGTTTGTTCCATTGGTCGATGTAAATCCCGGCGATGGGCGAAAGCACCGCGGCCGGGATTTGGCTGGAGAACCCCACGATTCCCAGAAGCAAGGCCGAACCGGTCAGGCGATAAACCAACCACACCGTGGCGGTGTTGGTCATCCAGGTGCCGATGAGGGAAACCAATTGGCCGGCGAAAAAAAGCCGGTAGTTCCGGTATTTGAGCGTCCTCAGGAGAAACCAAAAACGGAAAGGACTCCGGCGTTGATCGGTGGTCGGCCGTTGGTCGAAGTCCATGAGGAGATTTTACCTGTTAAAAGGATCTTCCGTCGGGCCGGCGTTCAGCTCTCGGGTCTTCGGCAAAAGGACGCCGGCCAAAAAAACACCGGCGGGATTCTTGGGAATCCCGCCGGTGGCGTTGAAGTTTAAGCGCCTCGCGGCGCCGTTGATTTTAGTGGGACGGATTTCTTAGAAATCCCCTCCGCCCATTCCCCCGGGCCCCCTCACATCGCTACGGGGACCTGGGGCGGGCCAGAGGCCCGTGGGCGTCGGAGTCTTAGAAGTCCCCTCCGCCCATTCCCCCG
It encodes:
- a CDS encoding MFS transporter, producing MDFDQRPTTDQRRSPFRFWFLLRTLKYRNYRLFFAGQLVSLIGTWMTNTATVWLVYRLTGSALLLGIVGFSSQIPAAVLSPIAGIYIDQWNKHRLLIATQIFSMLQSFALAALALTGHITIGWLIALNALQGLINAFEMPCRQSFVISLVEEKENLGNAIALNSSMFNAARLLGPSIAGVVIAWVGEGWCFFADGVSFVAVLASLVAMRLTPRPAMNRPTTALAEFREGWRYTFGFPPLRSIIALLALTSLVGVPYTVLVPIFAGKLLGGGPHTLGFLMAAAGAGALLAALWLAARKSVIGLTRVVPWATATFGVGLILFSLSRRLPLSLFLMMVTGFGFMTQMAASNTVLQTIVDDDKRGRVMSLFVFAFLGTAPLGSLLAGGLADRVGAPWTLRLGGLGCVLGALWFFRQLPDLRRAIRPIYLKLGILREIATGIERAAVLEKLD